Proteins from one Corynebacterium epidermidicanis genomic window:
- a CDS encoding DUF485 domain-containing protein → MSNANQVQLTRREPTAAEFREMQQSAQFQELRSKFRSFTFPMSVLFFVWFIGYVLVATYMPDFMATKVFGNVNVGIVLGLLQFVTTFLITWIYIKFANKNIEPRAAAIREAMEG, encoded by the coding sequence ATGAGCAATGCTAATCAAGTTCAGCTCACGCGCCGGGAACCCACCGCCGCAGAGTTTAGGGAAATGCAACAGAGTGCACAGTTCCAGGAACTGCGCTCAAAGTTCCGTTCCTTTACTTTCCCTATGTCCGTGCTCTTCTTCGTCTGGTTTATCGGCTACGTTCTCGTAGCTACTTACATGCCAGACTTCATGGCTACCAAAGTGTTCGGCAATGTGAATGTCGGCATCGTTTTGGGCCTGCTCCAGTTTGTGACGACCTTCCTGATCACCTGGATTTATATCAAGTTTGCCAATAAGAACATCGAGCCTCGTGCGGCTGCGATCCGTGAAGCAATGGAAGGCTAG
- a CDS encoding solute symporter family protein, protein MNTQLLAAGSNTGNPILNITVFIIFIVVTMGIVMRVGKKTSEASDFYTGGASFTGTQNGLAIAGDYLSAASFLGIVGAIALTGYDGFLYSIGFFVAWLVALLLVAEPLRNVGKFTMADVLSFRLKQKPVRMAAAMGTLFVSLFYLIAQMAGAGSLVAVLLDLHGKTEQAIVVVIVGIIMIAYVLIGGMKGTTYVQMIKAVLLVGTVVIMTALVFFAVKGGLSELFTKAVAAHNGNEALLKPGMKYGKTEISKLDFVSLGLALVLGTAGLPHVLMRFYTVPTAKEARKSVTWAIVLIGAFYLMTLVLGYGAAALVGPDAIKKAPGGANAAAPLLALELGGSFFMAIISAIAFATVLAVVAGLAITASASIAHDVYHSIIRDGKSTEEEQVRVSRITVVVIGIVAIVLGILAMSQNVAFLVALAFAIAASANLPTILYSLYWKKFNTTGALWAIYSGLISALVLIVFSPAVSGSATAMFPNVDFAWFPLANPGLVSIPLGFLGGIVGTLVGKPDNLDDLQSEMEVRSLTGVGVEAPVDH, encoded by the coding sequence GTGAATACTCAACTTCTCGCTGCGGGTTCCAACACCGGTAACCCAATTCTGAACATCACCGTCTTCATTATCTTCATCGTCGTCACCATGGGCATCGTGATGCGCGTCGGTAAGAAGACCTCTGAAGCCTCCGACTTCTACACCGGTGGCGCATCCTTTACCGGCACCCAGAATGGTCTGGCTATCGCGGGTGACTACCTATCGGCAGCATCCTTCCTCGGTATTGTCGGCGCTATCGCACTGACTGGTTACGACGGATTCCTCTACTCCATCGGCTTCTTCGTAGCTTGGCTCGTTGCTTTGCTGCTGGTTGCGGAACCGCTGCGCAACGTCGGTAAGTTCACCATGGCTGACGTGCTTTCCTTCCGCCTGAAGCAAAAGCCAGTCCGCATGGCAGCTGCCATGGGAACCCTGTTTGTGTCGCTGTTCTACCTGATCGCGCAGATGGCTGGCGCCGGCTCCCTCGTGGCCGTGCTGCTTGATCTGCATGGCAAGACTGAGCAGGCTATCGTCGTCGTGATCGTGGGTATCATCATGATCGCCTACGTCTTGATTGGTGGCATGAAGGGCACCACCTATGTGCAGATGATTAAGGCCGTGCTGCTCGTCGGCACCGTGGTTATCATGACTGCGCTCGTGTTCTTTGCCGTCAAGGGTGGCCTGAGTGAGCTCTTTACCAAGGCAGTTGCTGCACACAACGGAAACGAAGCTTTGCTCAAGCCGGGCATGAAGTACGGCAAGACTGAGATCTCCAAGCTGGACTTCGTCTCCCTTGGCCTCGCGCTGGTGCTTGGTACGGCTGGTCTGCCACACGTGCTCATGCGTTTCTACACGGTTCCTACCGCAAAGGAAGCTCGCAAGTCCGTGACCTGGGCAATCGTCCTGATTGGTGCTTTCTACCTGATGACCCTGGTCCTGGGCTACGGCGCAGCTGCCCTCGTTGGACCAGACGCGATCAAGAAGGCTCCTGGTGGCGCCAACGCAGCCGCTCCGCTGCTCGCACTCGAGCTCGGTGGTTCCTTCTTCATGGCGATCATCTCTGCTATCGCCTTCGCGACAGTGCTCGCCGTGGTTGCTGGCCTGGCAATTACTGCCTCGGCTTCCATCGCTCACGACGTGTACCACTCCATCATTCGCGATGGTAAGTCCACCGAAGAAGAGCAGGTCCGTGTCTCCCGCATCACCGTGGTTGTCATCGGTATCGTCGCGATTGTGCTGGGTATCCTGGCCATGAGCCAGAACGTGGCCTTCCTGGTGGCACTGGCATTCGCAATCGCCGCATCTGCCAACCTGCCAACCATCCTGTACTCCCTGTACTGGAAGAAGTTCAACACCACCGGCGCGCTGTGGGCAATCTACTCCGGTCTGATTTCCGCTCTCGTGCTGATCGTGTTCTCCCCAGCAGTGTCCGGCTCCGCGACTGCGATGTTCCCGAACGTGGACTTCGCTTGGTTCCCGCTGGCTAACCCAGGCCTGGTTTCCATTCCGCTTGGCTTCTTGGGCGGTATCGTCGGTACGCTCGTCGGCAAGCCAGACAACCTCGATGACCTCCAGTCCGAGATGGAAGTTCGCTCCCTGACCGGTGTTGGTGTCGAGGCACCAGTTGATCACTAA
- a CDS encoding DUF1906 domain-containing protein — translation MAHPKTQNQTHPQNQTQTHAPKHLSRRTFFKAAFAGTAVIAAGSVTPRANALPAPIGTVIDYSAGVPSAQAVKARGHLGAVRYVSEKRPGANWMAGKPVRLGETQDFANHGLATASVYQFGRAETADWLQGAAGAAIHAPQAIAIHAAAGGPKGRPIYVAIDDNPSRSQYDQQIRPYLQAFQQQLHAAELKLGVYGNYNTIEWATQDGLGEFFWMHDWGSNGRIHPRTTIHQKAKWQENIEGIDVDINNVYAQDWGQWQPGQGPTPSQAQIPAIPGAQQLSSMLPPQVRNVPLPNQQQINDALNLINKVKPLLSS, via the coding sequence ATGGCGCACCCTAAAACCCAAAACCAAACCCACCCCCAAAACCAAACCCAAACGCACGCACCCAAGCACCTCTCCCGCCGTACTTTCTTCAAAGCCGCTTTCGCCGGCACCGCCGTCATTGCAGCTGGCAGCGTTACCCCGCGCGCCAACGCCCTGCCTGCCCCGATCGGCACTGTCATTGATTACTCGGCTGGTGTCCCTTCCGCCCAGGCTGTGAAGGCCCGCGGTCACCTGGGCGCGGTGCGCTACGTCTCTGAGAAGCGTCCGGGCGCAAACTGGATGGCCGGCAAGCCAGTTCGCCTCGGCGAGACGCAAGATTTTGCTAACCACGGGCTGGCCACCGCCTCGGTGTATCAGTTCGGCCGGGCCGAGACCGCTGACTGGCTGCAGGGTGCCGCCGGTGCTGCCATTCATGCTCCTCAGGCAATTGCGATTCACGCGGCCGCTGGTGGCCCGAAGGGACGCCCAATTTACGTCGCTATCGATGACAACCCTTCTCGCTCCCAGTACGATCAGCAGATCCGCCCTTATCTGCAGGCTTTCCAGCAGCAGCTGCACGCCGCCGAGCTCAAGTTGGGCGTCTATGGCAATTACAACACCATCGAGTGGGCCACCCAGGATGGGCTCGGTGAGTTCTTTTGGATGCACGATTGGGGTTCCAACGGCCGCATTCACCCGCGCACCACGATCCATCAAAAGGCGAAGTGGCAAGAAAATATCGAGGGCATCGACGTCGACATCAATAACGTCTACGCCCAGGACTGGGGCCAGTGGCAGCCTGGCCAGGGGCCTACCCCTTCGCAGGCTCAGATCCCAGCGATCCCTGGCGCTCAGCAGCTTTCCAGCATGTTGCCGCCTCAGGTGCGCAACGTGCCGCTACCGAACCAGCAGCAGATCAACGACGCCCTAAACCTGATCAACAAGGTCAAGCCACTATTGTCCAGCTAG